The Geothermobacter ehrlichii genome has a segment encoding these proteins:
- a CDS encoding nitroreductase family protein — protein sequence MDIDAIVKGRRSIRKYQPQEVSRQILEDILATALWAPSGSNRQDWEVIAVRGEKRDQLVAIVEGAKHHIQPNLEKLFPEKIIQLSMQFFKDLGGAPAVLLVYIPCKESQCETAQDKRGRFRPDVQHFDRLLSAAALIQNLLLTAHAHGLGTCWMVGPKYVEEKINDLFGMTDKELVSIIPIGYPDQTPPAPPRKEGVIRWEGF from the coding sequence ATGGATATCGATGCCATCGTCAAAGGCCGCCGAAGCATCCGCAAATACCAACCGCAGGAAGTCTCCCGGCAGATACTGGAGGACATCCTTGCAACTGCTCTGTGGGCACCATCAGGTAGCAATCGGCAGGACTGGGAAGTGATTGCGGTTAGGGGTGAAAAGCGGGATCAGCTCGTGGCTATCGTGGAAGGAGCTAAACACCATATCCAACCTAACCTAGAAAAGCTTTTCCCAGAGAAAATCATTCAACTCTCCATGCAGTTTTTTAAAGATCTCGGTGGTGCCCCAGCGGTCCTGCTTGTTTACATTCCGTGCAAGGAGTCTCAGTGTGAAACGGCCCAAGATAAGCGTGGGCGGTTTCGCCCAGATGTCCAGCACTTTGATCGTCTCCTCTCGGCCGCAGCACTTATCCAGAACCTGCTTCTCACCGCCCACGCTCATGGGTTGGGAACTTGTTGGATGGTTGGTCCCAAGTACGTTGAGGAGAAGATCAACGACCTCTTCGGGATGACGGATAAGGAGTTGGTATCCATCATCCCCATTGGCTACCCTGACCAGACGCCCCCGGCTCCACCCCGGAAAGAGGGTGTCATCCGCTGGGAAGGCTTTTGA